From the Hevea brasiliensis isolate MT/VB/25A 57/8 chromosome 15, ASM3005281v1, whole genome shotgun sequence genome, one window contains:
- the LOC110631535 gene encoding uncharacterized protein LOC110631535, with protein sequence MDVRVLFLDQKLFIVDAKVVTDLEFKYNYCVYDSEIATSLGITATVLLLVSQVLTMRWACLFSFCFRKALKHGGCGACALILSIICWITFLAAEGCLLVDSVRNAQHTKYRTIFGQDAPYCQTLRKGVFEAGAALTLLTSLFSKMNYVCCFKHQEGFDTENTELGSYTSI encoded by the exons ATGGATGTCAGAGTTCTGTTCTTGGATCAGAAATTGTTTATTGTGGAT GCCAAGGTTGTTACTGACCTTGAATTCAAGTACAATTATTGTGTCTACGACTCAGAGATTGCAACAAGTTTAGGAATTACTGCAACTGTTCTACTTTTGGTGAGTCAAGTGCTCACGATGAGGTGGGCCTGTCTATTCTCCTTCTGCTTCAGAAAGGCCCTGAAGCACGGAGGTTGCGGAGCTTGTGCACTTATCCTTTCCATCATCTGCTG GATTACGTTCTTGGCTGCTGAGGGATGCTTGCTGGTGGATTCTGTGAGGAAtgctcaacacaccaaatacagGACCATATTCGGTCAGGACGCGCCTTATTGTCAGACATTGAGGAAGGGAGTTTTTGAGGCAGGAGCAGCTCTCACTTTGCTCACAAGTTTATTCTCCAAGATGAATTATGTCTGCTGTTTTAAGCATCAGGAAGGCTTTGACACAGAGAACACTGAGTTGGGAAGCTACACTTCCATTTAA
- the LOC110631534 gene encoding uncharacterized protein LOC110631534, which yields MASKLLLITVFIFDLIAFTLAVAAEQRRSTAIIKQDSEINYNYCVYDSDIATGYGVGAFLFLMASQALIMVASQCFCCGKPLNPGGSRAWAVILFITCWVFFFIAEVCLLAGSVRNAYHTKYRTVFSDNPPDCQTLRKGVFGAGAAFTFFTAIVSEFYYIFYSKARDSFQTFGGEVGVGMGTYK from the exons ATGGCTTCAAAACTTCTGTTGATTACAGTCTTCATCTTCGACCTCATTGCCTTCACTTTGGCTGTTGCAGCTGAGCAGAGAAGAAGCACT GCTATAATCAAACAGGAttctgaaataaattacaattactGTGTATATGACTCGGATATTGCAACTGGCTATGGTGTTGGTGCATTTTTGTTTCTCATGGCCAGTCAAGCCCTTATAATGGTGGCAAGTCAATGCTTCTGCTGTGGCAAACCTTTGAATCCTGGAGGTTCAAGGGCCTGGGCAGTTATCCTCTTCATTACCTGCTG GGTGTTTTTCTTCATTGCTGAGGTATGCTTGTTGGCGGGTTCGGTGAGGAATGCATATCACACCAAGTACAGGACTGTTTTCAGTGACAACCCTCCTGATTGTCAGACATTGAGGAAGGGGGTTTTTGGGGCAGGGGCAGCTTTTACTTTCTTCACTGCCATAGTTTCTGAGTTCTACTATATTTTCTACTCCAAGGCCAGAGACAGCTTCCAGACTTTTGGTGGAGAGGTCGGTGTGGGTATGGGAACCTACAAATGA